The proteins below come from a single Pseudanabaena sp. BC1403 genomic window:
- a CDS encoding ATP-binding protein translates to MSVQVVIVEDERLVAQDISHILRDEGYIICAIASDGETAIEKILEFSPDLVLLDIRIKGRIDGIDVAKFTQSFCDIPIVYLSAFSDAETLKRAQLTNPMGYVVKPFLSAQLLATIKIALTTYSSKQKENQESRIKNMFLSIIRDELRNPLNVILGFSECLKEEILGSVNIEQVEALQVINSSGNHLLRLINNIIDLSMLEAGRFELQLGMMNISSICYIVLEQIQKDAVKKRIKLESKIQDELPLMLLDERRIFKALVNLLGNAIKFTPENGHVTLEVTHEHQIEQKSLIRIAIKDTGIGISPDKLDRLFQPFGQTDTSLNRKYNGLGLGLAFVKRIVELHSGKIEVTSELGVGSCFTVYLPCGQV, encoded by the coding sequence TTGAGTGTCCAAGTAGTAATAGTTGAAGATGAAAGACTGGTTGCGCAAGATATCTCTCACATACTTCGAGATGAAGGTTATATTATCTGTGCGATCGCATCTGATGGCGAAACAGCGATCGAAAAAATCTTAGAATTTTCTCCCGATTTAGTCTTGCTAGATATTCGGATCAAAGGAAGAATAGATGGGATAGATGTTGCTAAGTTTACGCAATCTTTCTGTGATATTCCTATCGTTTATCTCTCAGCTTTCTCTGATGCAGAGACCTTAAAACGTGCTCAGCTTACTAATCCGATGGGATATGTGGTTAAGCCATTTCTAAGTGCGCAGCTCCTTGCGACTATTAAAATAGCCTTGACAACCTATAGCTCTAAACAAAAGGAAAATCAAGAATCACGGATCAAAAACATGTTTCTCTCGATTATTAGAGATGAACTCCGTAATCCCCTTAATGTGATTTTAGGCTTCTCAGAATGTTTAAAGGAAGAGATCCTTGGCTCGGTTAATATTGAGCAAGTAGAGGCTTTACAAGTTATTAATAGTAGTGGCAATCATTTATTAAGACTGATTAATAATATCATCGATTTATCAATGCTAGAGGCTGGGCGGTTTGAATTACAGCTTGGAATGATGAATATCTCTTCAATTTGTTATATTGTTCTAGAACAGATTCAAAAGGATGCTGTGAAAAAGCGGATTAAGCTGGAATCAAAAATTCAAGATGAGCTACCTTTGATGCTGTTAGATGAACGACGTATTTTTAAGGCTTTGGTTAATTTGCTTGGAAACGCGATAAAATTTACTCCAGAAAATGGGCATGTCACTTTGGAAGTGACGCATGAACATCAAATTGAGCAGAAGTCTTTGATTAGGATTGCCATTAAGGATACAGGTATCGGGATCTCTCCAGACAAACTTGATCGATTATTTCAACCATTCGGTCAAACTGATACTAGCCTTAATCGTAAATATAATGGGCTGGGGCTAGGTTTAGCTTTTGTCAAACGGATTGTTGAATTGCATAGTGGCAAAATAGAAGTAACTAGTGAATTAGGTGTGGGGAGTTGCTTTACTGTGTATTTACCCTGTGGTCAAGTGTAA
- a CDS encoding endonuclease V, whose amino-acid sequence MIFAVDVDYRDGKAVAAGIAFNDWEDHAPDSTFITEVDQVEEYQPGEFYKREMPIILLLLEKLPQLPKIIVIDGYVYLDRYQKAGLGYHLYNALNTQVAVIGVAKSRYKDIPTESEVYRNDSNRPLYVTAIGVEESEARDFIKKMHGNHRLPTMLKAVDRLCRDSLLIPNPTP is encoded by the coding sequence ATGATATTTGCGGTTGATGTTGATTATCGAGATGGGAAAGCTGTAGCAGCAGGAATTGCCTTTAATGATTGGGAAGATCATGCCCCTGACAGCACATTCATCACTGAAGTCGATCAAGTTGAAGAATATCAACCAGGGGAGTTTTATAAACGCGAGATGCCAATTATTTTGCTGCTTTTAGAAAAACTCCCCCAACTCCCTAAGATCATTGTGATTGATGGTTATGTCTATCTCGATCGCTATCAAAAGGCTGGGTTAGGTTATCACCTATACAATGCACTGAATACACAAGTTGCTGTAATTGGCGTAGCAAAAAGTCGCTACAAAGATATCCCCACTGAATCGGAGGTGTATAGGAATGATAGTAATCGTCCACTATATGTAACTGCGATCGGTGTTGAGGAATCTGAAGCAAGAGATTTTATAAAAAAAATGCATGGTAATCATCGATTACCAACAATGTTAAAAGCTGTAGATAGACTTTGCCGAGATTCTCTATTAATCCCAAACCCAACCCCGTAA
- a CDS encoding GAF domain-containing protein, whose protein sequence is MNKSLASSESKVLIITDSYDELVHKNLVPSKGTTIVEHRQNRYQIQQCESALLKSLEIYLQEAPDCILLDWELPNLDGKKVLQQLISKQIPVVILVSEANEELVSLIGQDYQDYLVKETLTKELIFSALRNAIAQAEQKTNLIHNFSSALLEMQNRCLGCIAMGDIIWEKFNLLCQIIELDIPDALCSILFFDDQGRLNSPAAPSLPENFNQAISGLSIDEVQTIFGNNIDGRTINIGDIDNHHWQEYQDLALMNGLRTCWITPILARDGKQVLGFFVLYYRELLTPSLEEIKVIKNTAYAVGIAIERDRSEANLEQQLQREQQLYQQLQQELRDRKCSEEALQRSESHHRALIRAIPDLIMRMNRAGFFLEFLASPQFYVIARNTDMVGLDVFQLFSHDLAQSRLEHVHKALDTNSIQVYEQSFEVDGRTQIEEVRIVPYTEDEVLLLVRDISNYKLVEERLRQSEKRFERIALSLPGYIFTVIKPPVGSYYFEYISSGVEKINEVTVEQVLQDPKLLEMQLHPDDRAGFFAASKYSTETMTPSNHEWRAITPSGKLKWLRVSSLPEKIDKDSIANDRRKGSIVRHGIILDITDRKLAEIQLQQQTDRQRLLSVISQHIRASLNLEEILNTTVAEIHQVLQSDRVLVYQIYANATGAVIAESRSSEFTSILDNIYSVEIFTKEMYDSFSHGEIYALEDIESQSSASSLIEILREIQVRAILIVPIIQDQQLWGLLIAHQCDRPRQWQEWEIELLQQLSSQFAIAIQQANLFQQLQIELRDRQRAEQQIRQQADRESLLHDLMQRIRKSLDLHIIFDTATLEIRQFLQADRVGIFKFLPNSNFNDGEFVAESVVDEFDSVITAKVYEDRFGGEYAESYRLGRFQVVNDIYNAGLTPCHIDILSIFQIRANLVVPILNGNDLWGLLCIHQCSAPRHWEIEEISLVQQISNQLAFAIQQASLYQQVQEELADKETLYLQLANELHQKKVLLKEVHHRVKNNLQVMSSLLRMQFRKTTPELRVLIDGYQNRIQSMALIHAQLHNNEDLANINFRDYISELMANLFKCYVNHSEHIEYKLDVINIFLPLEQSIPLGLIINELISNTLKYAFPHGSGEINIQLTQTATQYHLIVSDDGIGLPLGLDLTNTESLGMQLVHSLTDQLEGSLLYNGEKGTKFQLLFPVV, encoded by the coding sequence ATGAACAAATCCTTAGCTAGCTCTGAAAGCAAAGTCTTAATCATTACAGATAGCTATGACGAGCTTGTGCATAAAAACCTTGTACCGTCTAAGGGAACAACTATCGTAGAGCATCGCCAAAATCGCTACCAAATTCAGCAATGTGAATCTGCCTTATTAAAATCTTTAGAAATTTATCTTCAAGAAGCTCCTGACTGCATTTTACTAGATTGGGAGTTGCCAAATCTAGATGGGAAAAAGGTTCTGCAACAATTGATTTCCAAACAAATTCCTGTAGTGATTTTGGTAAGTGAAGCAAACGAGGAATTAGTATCGCTTATAGGGCAAGATTATCAGGATTATCTAGTTAAAGAAACTCTTACCAAGGAATTAATTTTCTCTGCGTTGCGGAACGCGATCGCCCAAGCAGAACAAAAAACAAACCTCATCCACAATTTTTCATCGGCATTGCTGGAGATGCAAAACCGATGTCTAGGCTGTATTGCGATGGGAGATATAATTTGGGAGAAGTTTAACTTACTTTGCCAAATAATTGAGCTAGATATTCCTGATGCCCTATGTTCTATTTTGTTTTTTGATGATCAAGGTAGATTAAATAGCCCTGCGGCTCCGAGCTTACCAGAAAATTTCAATCAAGCCATCAGCGGGCTTTCTATTGATGAAGTACAAACCATCTTTGGTAATAATATTGATGGGAGAACTATCAATATTGGTGATATTGATAATCATCATTGGCAAGAATATCAAGACTTAGCTTTAATGAATGGATTAAGAACTTGTTGGATAACACCGATATTAGCCCGTGATGGGAAGCAAGTGTTAGGTTTTTTTGTTTTATATTATCGGGAATTACTCACGCCTTCTTTAGAAGAAATCAAGGTGATCAAAAACACTGCTTATGCGGTTGGTATTGCGATTGAGCGCGATCGCAGTGAGGCTAATTTGGAGCAACAGTTACAACGAGAGCAACAACTTTATCAGCAACTACAGCAAGAACTGCGCGATCGCAAATGCTCTGAAGAAGCATTACAAAGAAGTGAATCTCATCACCGAGCCTTAATTAGAGCAATTCCAGACTTAATCATGCGGATGAACCGAGCAGGTTTTTTTCTGGAATTTCTCGCCAGTCCTCAGTTTTATGTCATTGCTAGAAATACTGATATGGTAGGACTAGATGTCTTCCAACTTTTCTCTCATGATTTAGCCCAAAGTCGTCTTGAGCATGTTCACAAAGCCTTAGATACTAATTCCATTCAGGTTTACGAACAGAGCTTTGAGGTTGATGGCAGAACTCAAATCGAGGAAGTAAGGATTGTTCCCTATACTGAAGATGAGGTTTTATTACTAGTTCGAGATATTAGCAATTATAAACTTGTAGAAGAGAGACTAAGACAAAGTGAGAAAAGATTTGAACGGATTGCTCTATCTCTTCCAGGGTATATATTTACAGTAATTAAACCTCCAGTAGGTTCCTATTATTTTGAATACATTAGTTCAGGAGTCGAAAAAATCAATGAAGTGACGGTTGAACAGGTTCTACAAGATCCTAAATTACTTGAAATGCAGCTCCATCCCGATGACCGAGCAGGCTTTTTTGCCGCATCTAAGTATAGTACTGAGACGATGACACCTTCTAATCATGAATGGAGAGCTATTACGCCATCAGGTAAGCTCAAATGGCTACGGGTAAGCTCTTTGCCAGAAAAGATTGACAAAGATAGTATTGCGAACGATCGGAGAAAAGGCTCGATTGTTCGTCATGGTATTATTTTGGACATTACCGATCGCAAACTTGCGGAAATACAGTTACAACAGCAGACAGATCGCCAAAGACTCTTAAGCGTAATCTCTCAACATATTCGCGCCTCGCTTAACCTCGAAGAAATCCTCAATACAACGGTTGCCGAAATACACCAAGTCTTGCAATCAGATCGGGTTTTGGTTTATCAGATATATGCTAATGCTACAGGAGCCGTAATAGCAGAATCTAGATCTTCTGAATTTACCTCAATATTAGATAATATCTACTCTGTGGAAATTTTTACAAAAGAGATGTATGACAGTTTCTCTCATGGAGAAATATATGCGTTAGAGGATATTGAGTCTCAATCTTCCGCCTCTTCTTTGATAGAGATTCTCCGAGAAATTCAAGTTAGAGCCATACTTATTGTTCCAATTATTCAGGATCAACAACTTTGGGGGCTGCTGATTGCTCATCAATGCGATCGCCCTCGACAGTGGCAAGAATGGGAAATAGAGCTTTTACAACAATTATCCAGCCAATTTGCGATCGCCATTCAACAAGCCAACCTATTCCAGCAATTACAGATTGAATTACGCGATCGCCAACGCGCTGAACAGCAAATTCGTCAACAAGCAGATCGAGAGTCTTTATTACATGATCTCATGCAGCGAATTCGTAAATCCCTTGATTTGCATATTATTTTTGATACTGCCACATTAGAAATCCGCCAATTTTTGCAAGCTGATCGGGTTGGCATCTTCAAATTTTTGCCAAATTCTAATTTTAATGATGGCGAATTTGTTGCAGAATCTGTGGTTGATGAATTTGATTCAGTTATCACAGCTAAAGTTTATGAGGATCGCTTCGGGGGAGAATATGCCGAATCATATCGTCTCGGTAGATTTCAGGTTGTAAATGATATATACAATGCAGGGCTTACGCCATGTCATATTGATATTTTGTCAATATTTCAAATTCGCGCAAACCTAGTCGTTCCCATACTAAATGGTAATGATTTATGGGGACTGCTCTGTATTCATCAATGCTCAGCCCCTCGTCATTGGGAAATAGAGGAAATTAGTTTAGTTCAGCAAATCAGTAATCAACTTGCGTTCGCGATTCAACAAGCTAGCCTTTATCAGCAGGTGCAAGAAGAACTTGCGGACAAAGAAACCCTATACCTCCAATTAGCTAATGAACTGCATCAGAAAAAAGTATTGCTCAAGGAAGTGCATCATCGGGTCAAAAATAACTTGCAAGTGATGTCGAGCCTTCTGAGAATGCAGTTCCGCAAAACCACACCTGAATTAAGAGTCTTGATTGATGGCTATCAAAATCGTATTCAATCTATGGCGCTAATTCATGCCCAACTTCATAACAATGAAGATCTTGCTAACATCAACTTCCGAGACTATATTTCTGAATTAATGGCTAATCTATTTAAATGCTATGTCAATCATTCTGAACATATTGAATATAAATTGGATGTCATTAACATTTTCTTACCTCTAGAGCAATCAATTCCTTTAGGTTTAATCATCAATGAGTTAATATCAAACACCTTGAAATATGCATTCCCTCACGGTTCTGGTGAAATCAATATTCAATTAACTCAAACTGCAACCCAATATCATTTAATAGTGTCGGATGATGGTATTGGTCTTCCTCTAGGTCTTGACCTAACAAACACAGAGAGTTTAGGGATGCAGCTAGTCCATAGCTTAACAGATCAACTTGAAGGAAGTCTTCTCTATAATGGCGAGAAGGGAACGAAATTTCAATTACTTTTTCCTGTTGTCTAA